Genomic segment of Hyphomicrobiales bacterium:
GGCCGGTGGCGGGGAGATGGAGAAAGTCTATGAAGACGAGCGAAGCGGGCGTTCGGTTCATCGCCGATCACGAGGGCGTCGTCACCCGCGCATACCGGGACGTTGCCGGGGTCTGGACGATCGGCGTCGGCCATACGGCGGCGGCCGGCGAGCCGAAGCCGAAGGCCGGCATGACGATTACCCGTCAGCGGGCGTTCGATCTCCTGCGCAACGACCTGCCGAAATACGAGGGCCGCGTCCAGCGCGTGCTCGGGTGGGTCAAGCAGCACGTGTTCGACGGCGCCGTGTCGTTCGACTTCAACACCGGCAAGATCGACGGCGCGTCGTGGGTGACGCTGCTCAAGACCGGCCGTGTCGGCGAGGCGAAAGTCTCCCTCATGCAATGGGTGAACGCCGGCGGCAAGCGCGTCAAGGGCCTTGTTAACCGGCGCCTGGCCGAGCGGACTTTGATCTTCCGTGGCCGCTACGCCCCTGCTTCCGCCGCGGGGCCGGACGAGCACATGCCGAAGTTCGAGAAGGTCGGCTACACGCCCACCGTCCGGGAAAGCGACGCCGAATATCCGTATTCGGTGACCTCGACCGTGCGCAACTTCCAGGCCGTCAACGGCCTTGTTGTCGACGGTAAGGTTGGCCCGGCAACGATGGCAACCCTGGACCGCAGGATTTCGGAACAGCGCGCCGGCCGCGCCATAGGCGGCCTGGCCGTAGCGGGCGGCGCTATCGGCGGCCTGGCCGGTCCCGAGCCGCTTCTGTACGGCCTCGGCTCGTTTATCGCGACGGCGGCGCTCGCCGCCGCGGCATACCAACTGTGGCACTTTCGCGGCGCCATAGCCCTCAACCTCAAGCTTTTGCTCGAACGGTAACGAAAAGGAACCTTTTGAAATGGCTATTACTTGGGACAGCATACAGCAAGTGCTGCGCATTCTCATCTTCGCCATCGGCGGTTACGTCTTCGGCGACGCCGTGGTTAACGGCGAAGTCTTCCAGGGATTTGCCGGCGGCATCCTGAATGTCGGCGCATTCATCTGGTGGTGGTACTGGAACAAGAAGGGCGTCGAGGCCCCCGTGGCGTAGCGTGGGCATCCCGCTTGCAGTCTGGCTGGCTATCGTACGGCTCGCGCTTTCGTTCGCCGTAAAGGCCGCGGGTTTCCTTAGAAACGAGCAGCTTTTACAGGCGGGCGAGGCGCGGGTCGTCACCAGGCAGATGGCGGCCTTGAGCCGCGCCCTCGGCCTCGCCGGCGAAGTGACGGCGCAGATCGCCGAAATGTCGGACGAGGAAGTCGATGGCGTGCTCGACAAGTT
This window contains:
- a CDS encoding glycoside hydrolase family protein, with protein sequence MKTSEAGVRFIADHEGVVTRAYRDVAGVWTIGVGHTAAAGEPKPKAGMTITRQRAFDLLRNDLPKYEGRVQRVLGWVKQHVFDGAVSFDFNTGKIDGASWVTLLKTGRVGEAKVSLMQWVNAGGKRVKGLVNRRLAERTLIFRGRYAPASAAGPDEHMPKFEKVGYTPTVRESDAEYPYSVTSTVRNFQAVNGLVVDGKVGPATMATLDRRISEQRAGRAIGGLAVAGGAIGGLAGPEPLLYGLGSFIATAALAAAAYQLWHFRGAIALNLKLLLER